A stretch of Bombina bombina isolate aBomBom1 chromosome 2, aBomBom1.pri, whole genome shotgun sequence DNA encodes these proteins:
- the LOC128650030 gene encoding histone-lysine N-methyltransferase SETD7-like: MNGSTISLDDETVIDVPEPYNETAKYCASLGHKANHSFTPNCIYDTFTHPRFGSIKCIRTIMAVEPDEELTVAYGYDHNSSEKNGPEAPEWYQQQLMEFQVTQKK, encoded by the exons ATGAATGGCAGCACAATATCTTTAGATGATGAAACTGTTATTGATGTACCAGAGCCATACAATGAGACTGCCAAATATTGTGCATCCCTTGGACACAAAGCCAACCATTCCTTCACGCCTAACTGTATATATGATAC GTTTACCCACCCTCGCTTTGGTTCCATAAAGTGTATCCGGACAATAATGGCTGTAGAACCAGATGAGGAGCTGACTGTGGCCTATGGTTATGACCACAACTCTTCAGAAAAGAATGGACCTGAGGCACCAGAATGGTACCAGCAGCAACTCATGGAGTTTCAAGTGACCCAGAAGAAGTGA